In one Bufo gargarizans isolate SCDJY-AF-19 chromosome 11, ASM1485885v1, whole genome shotgun sequence genomic region, the following are encoded:
- the LOC122922098 gene encoding E3 ubiquitin-protein ligase TRIM39-like: MCKPDFWILNLRELQFRFCRPLSAMASADVRAELDCSICLQTYTDPVMLRCGHNFCRVCIDRALDTQDKSGVYTCPECREEFQERPALMRCLALRNIMENLLITQHKETETGIFCTYCVDSPVPAVKSCLHCEASLCEKHLRVHSKSAEHVLSDPSTSLEKRKCSVHKKILEYYCTEDYACICVSCSLAGEHKGHHVEMLDEASEKRKGKLKNILQKLTRKRKKTKKRVQNLEERWRKAQEKASGEAERVTVLFTDIRRRLDNLKKRVLSEISRQEKEESLSFSSLIQKLEIKKDELSRRMRHIEELCNMTDPLTVLQEPDTGDLCDPEEEGGDEDMNRRLHDVGDLDVAVISDKLHTLCDIITDIRRGIYMEGPRDILLDVNTAANNVFISDDLKTATWTQNNNLNRPKRAERFHNYQVMSSRRFTSGRHYWDVEINGSGGWRVGMCYPIIDRWGGWSYIGENTRSWSLMRYNDQYSVRHDSKDIQLCDKISSDRVRICLDYEAGQLSFYELCDPTRHLHTVTAAFTEPLHAAICVWRGSVKISGGSRKCEKPS; this comes from the coding sequence ATGTGTAAACCCGACTTCTGGATTTTGAACCTCAGAGAACTGCAGTTTCGTTTCTGTCGTCCTCTGTCAGCCATGGCGTCTGCTGATGTGAGAGCTGAGCTGGACTGCTCCATCTGTCTGCAGACCTATACAGATCCTGTAATGCTGAGATGTGGACACAACTTCTGCCGGGTCTGTATCGATCGTGCACTGGATACACAGGACAAGTCTGGGGTTTATACCTGTCCTGAATGCAGAGAAGAGTTTCAGGAGCGGCCTGCACTGATGAGATGCTTAGCTCTGCGTAACATTATGGAGAATTTATTAATTACTCAACATAAAGAGACGGAAACCGGGATCTTCTGCACTTACTGTGTGGACTCTCCTGTACCTGCTGTAAAATCCTGTCTACACTGTGAGGCTTCTCTGTGTGAGAAACACCTGAGAGTTCACAGCAAGTCAGCAGAACACGTCTTATCTGACCCCAGCACTTCCCTGGAGAAGAGGAAATGTTCTGTCCATAAGAAGATCCTGGAGTATTACTGCACTGAGGACTATGCTTGTATCTGTGTGTCCTGCAGTTTGGCTGGAGAACATAAGGGACACCATGTAGAGATGCTGGACGAGGCCTCTGAGAAGAGGAAGGGGAAACTGAAAAATATTCTCCAGAAACTGACCAGAAAGAGGAAGAAGACCAAGAAAAGAGTCCAGAACCTGGAGGAACGCTGGAGAAAAGCTCAAGAAAAAGCATCTGGAGAGGCAGAGAGAGTCACTGTCCTGTTTACAGACATCAGGAGACGACTGGATAACCTGAAGAAGAGGGTCCTGAGTGAGATCTCCAGGCAGGAAAAGGAAGAATCACTCTCATTCTCTTCTCTGATCCAGAAGCTGGAAATAAAGAAGGACGAGCTGTCCAGGAGGATGAGACACATTGAGGAGCTGTGTAACATGACTGATCCACTGACTGTCTTACAGGAACCAGACACAGGTGACTTGTGTGATCCTGAGGAGGAAGGAGGTGATGAGGACATGAATAGACGTCTCCATGATGTAGGTGATCTGGATGTGGCTGTGATCTCAGACAAATTACACACATTATGTGACATAATAACAGATATAAGGAGAGGGATCTATATGGAGGGTCCTAGAGacatattactggatgtaaacaCAGCTGCTAATAATGTCTTTATATCAGACGACCTGAAAACTGCAACCTGGACACAAAATAATAATCTGAATCGTCCAAAAAGAGCAGAGAGATTCCATAATTATCAGGTGATGAGCAGCAGGAGATTTACCTCAGGGCGACATTACTGGGATGTGGAAATCAATGGATCAGGGGGTTGGAGGGTGGGAATGTGTTATCCCATTATAGACAGATGGGGAGGATGGTCATACATTGGAGAGAATACCAGGTCCTGGAGTTTGATGAGATATAATGATCAGTATTCAGTGAGACATGACAGTAAAGATATCCAGTTATGTGACAAGATCTCCAGTGATAGAGTCAGGATATGTCTGGACTACGAGGCCGGGCAGCTGTCCTTTTATGAGCTGTGTGACCCCACCAGACACTTACACACCGTCACTGCCGCCTTCACCGAGCCCCTTCATGCTGCAATATGTGTATGGAGAGGTTCTGTAAAGATATCAGGGGGAAGCAGAAAGTGTGAGAAACCATCATAA